The Micrococcales bacterium genome includes the window GGGGCGCAGAGGTCTACCACGCCCTGAAGTCAGTGCTGAAGGCCAAGGGCCTGTCCACCGGCCTGGGCGACGAGGGTGGCTTCGCGCCGAACCTGCCGTCCAACGCTGACGCTCTGGACGAGATCCTGGCCGCCATTGACAAAGCCGGTTTCAAGGCCGGCGTCGATGTGGCATTGGCACTGGACGTGGCCGCTACCGAGTTTTTCGAGGATGGCGCCTATCAGTTCGAGGGCAAGGCCCAGGACACCGATTTCATGGTCGACTACTACACCAAGTTGATCGCGGACTATCCCATGCTGTCCATGGAAGATCCGCTCAGCGAAGACGAGTGGGACGCCTGGAAGGCCCTGACCGCCGCCATTGGCGACAAGTGCCAAATCGTGGGCGATGACCTGTTCGTGACCAACCCCGAGCGCCTGGCCAAGGGGATTGAGACCGACACAGCCAATGCTCTGCTGGTCAAGCTCAACCAGATCGGCACCTTGACTGAGACCCTCGACGCGGTCGAAATGGCCCAGCGCAACAAGTTCGCAGCCATGGTTTCGCACCGTTCCGGTGAGACCGAGGACACCACCATTGCCGACCTGACCGTGGCAGTCAACGCTGGTCAAATCAAGACCGGCGCCCCGGCCCGTGGCGAGCGCATCAACAAGTACAACCAACTCCTCAGGATCGAAGAGCTGTTGGGCGACGCGGCGGTTTATGCCGGCAAGTCGGCCTTCCCGCGCTTCAAGGCCTGACCGCGGCCTAGGGGCGTGCCAGGCAGCACGCCCTGACGGCAACAATAGGGCTGGTTGCCGCGCTGGCTAGGTGGGGGCTTGATCCCGGCCGGGCCGGCGCGGCCGGGGCCTGCCAAGAGACAGGCCCATACGGGCGGACCGCCCGCGCCACCTGGGATGTGCCTCCGCGGGTGGCGCGGGTGGCTTTGTTTTGGGTGGCTTTGGGCTACCTGCCCGATGCCGCGCGTTGGACCTTTGGCTGTGGGTCCGGGCCTGGCAGTGTCAGGGTTCAGCTGTGCGGCCAGTTGGCTTGGTCGTACGCCGCGGCCTTGGCATGATTGAGCGGTGCGAACACCAAGGCCGGCGGCCCGGCGACCGCAGGGCGCCAAGCGCCTGAGGGTCCAGGCCCAGAAGATCGACGAGGCCCAACGGGCTGAGAAGGTCAAGGCCGGACGCCGGATGCGGATTGGCTTCCAGGTGGTGATTTTGGCCGTGGTGGCCACCATGGCGTTTGTGCTGGTTTTCCCCACCGCCCGGCTCTATTCAGCCCAGCAGGTCGAAAAGGCCCGGCTCGAAGCGGCCCTGGAGGCCGCCAAAGCTGAAGCCGAAGACCTTGAAGCCCAGCTAGCCCGCTGGCAGGATCCGGCGTTCATAAAGGCCCAAGCCCGCCAGCGGCTTTCATACATAATGCCGGGGGAAACCAGCTACCGCGTGGCTGACCCAGAAAACGCCCCCACCTTGCCGGCCGGCCCACCCAGCCCCAGTGTTGCGCCAGAACAGACCTTGAATCAGCAAGATGACGCCAAACCACCTTGGTATTCGCTGATGTGGGATTCGACCGTGGTGGCAGGTAAGCCTTGACCTCGGTCGCGTCGATCGACCAATTGGTGGTCCGCCGTCAGCCAACCTCGGTCAGCCCTGGTGATCTAGATCAGATGCGTCAACAACTGGGCCGTGAGGTCCGCGGTGTGGTCGAGGTGGCGGCCAGGTGCATATGCGGCGCGCCATTGGTGGCGCGCACGGCTCCACGGTTGGAAGATGGCAGCCCCTTTCCCACCACCTACTATCTGACTGAGCCTGGAGCTTGCGCCGGCATCGGGCGGCTGGAAAGCCAAGGTCTGATGGCGCAAATGAACGCTCAACTGGGCCAGGACCCCGCCCTGGCGGCGGCCCATCAAGCCGCCCATCGCGACTACCTGGCCCGGCGGCTCGAGCTAGGTCAAGTTCCCGAGATCGAGGGTGTTTCCGCTGGCGGCATGCCGGATCGGGTCAAGTGTCTGCATGTCTTGGCGGCGCATTCGCTGGCGGCGGGACCGGGCGTCAACCCGCTGGGCGACGCTACGCTGGTGGCGCTATCGCGTTGGTGGCGGCCAGATGTCTGCACCTGTCTTGGCGCCGATGGCGGCGACCGGCCTGGCGTGTCTGCTCCCCGCGGTGGCGGCAAACCCGCCGCTGACGGTGCCCAAGGCGGCGAGGGTGGCCTGGCTGGCTTTCGCGCGGGTGGCAGTTCAGGCGATGACGCAGATGGCCGCGATGACTAGGCCAGGGGTGGTCAGGGCCGCCGGGATTGATTGCGGCACCAACTCGATCCGGTTGTTGATCGCGGATGTCGATGTGGCTGCCGGGCGGTTGACCGACGTCACTCGACTGATGGAAGTGGTCCGGTTGGGTCAGGGCGTCGACCGGACCGGGCACTTCGCCCCCGAGGCCCTGGAACGGACGTTAGCTCAGGTCAAGCGGTTTGGCCGGCTGTGCCAGGAAGCCGGCGTGGGGCCGGTACGGTTTGTGGCGACATCGGCCACACGGGAGGCAGCCAACCGGGCGGTGCTGCTCGACGCTGTCCGCGCCGAGTTGGGGGTCGAAGTCAATGTGGTCGACGGTCTCGAAGAGGCCCATCTTTCCTTCACAGGGGCGCTCAGCGGCCTGGCCGGCCGCTGGCCGGGGCCGTTCTTGTGCGTTGACCTGGGCGGCGGGTCAACCGAGCTGGTCCTAGGCGTGGACGCACCGGTCCAAGCCCACTCCATGGACGTGGGCTGCGTCCGCCTGACCGAGCGGCACTTGCTGAACGACCCGCCAACCGAGGCGCAGGTCTTGGCAGCGGCGGCAGATGTCGACGTGGCCCTCGAGGCGGCGGCCAAGCAGGTCGACCTGGGCCAGACCGGCACCCTGGTGGGTCTGGCCGGGACCATTACCACCGTGACGGCCTTGGCCCTGGGGCTGGACCACTACGACCCGGCCAGGATCGACGGTGCGGCCCTGGGACTTGACCTGCTGCAGACGAGCTGCCGGCGATTGTGGCAGGCATCGCGGGCCGAGCGCGCCGCCTTCGGGTTCATGCATCCGGGCCGGGTCGACGTGATTGGTGGGGG containing:
- the eno gene encoding phosphopyruvate hydratase; protein product: MASIELVIAREILDSRGNPTVEVEVGLSDGAFARAAVPSGASTGAFEAVEKRDDDAPRYLGKGVEAAVAAVNGEIAAEVDGMDATDQRLVDQAMIDLDGTPNKGRLGANAILGVSLATAKVAAQSDALPLFRYLGGPNAHVLPVPMMNILNGGSHADSNVDIQEFMIAPIGAPSFREALRWGAEVYHALKSVLKAKGLSTGLGDEGGFAPNLPSNADALDEILAAIDKAGFKAGVDVALALDVAATEFFEDGAYQFEGKAQDTDFMVDYYTKLIADYPMLSMEDPLSEDEWDAWKALTAAIGDKCQIVGDDLFVTNPERLAKGIETDTANALLVKLNQIGTLTETLDAVEMAQRNKFAAMVSHRSGETEDTTIADLTVAVNAGQIKTGAPARGERINKYNQLLRIEELLGDAAVYAGKSAFPRFKA
- a CDS encoding septum formation initiator family protein; this encodes MRTPRPAARRPQGAKRLRVQAQKIDEAQRAEKVKAGRRMRIGFQVVILAVVATMAFVLVFPTARLYSAQQVEKARLEAALEAAKAEAEDLEAQLARWQDPAFIKAQARQRLSYIMPGETSYRVADPENAPTLPAGPPSPSVAPEQTLNQQDDAKPPWYSLMWDSTVVAGKP
- a CDS encoding DUF501 domain-containing protein, translated to MRQQLGREVRGVVEVAARCICGAPLVARTAPRLEDGSPFPTTYYLTEPGACAGIGRLESQGLMAQMNAQLGQDPALAAAHQAAHRDYLARRLELGQVPEIEGVSAGGMPDRVKCLHVLAAHSLAAGPGVNPLGDATLVALSRWWRPDVCTCLGADGGDRPGVSAPRGGGKPAADGAQGGEGGLAGFRAGGSSGDDADGRDD
- a CDS encoding Ppx/GppA family phosphatase, whose amino-acid sequence is MTRPGVVRAAGIDCGTNSIRLLIADVDVAAGRLTDVTRLMEVVRLGQGVDRTGHFAPEALERTLAQVKRFGRLCQEAGVGPVRFVATSATREAANRAVLLDAVRAELGVEVNVVDGLEEAHLSFTGALSGLAGRWPGPFLCVDLGGGSTELVLGVDAPVQAHSMDVGCVRLTERHLLNDPPTEAQVLAAAADVDVALEAAAKQVDLGQTGTLVGLAGTITTVTALALGLDHYDPARIDGAALGLDLLQTSCRRLWQASRAERAAFGFMHPGRVDVIGGGAVIWSRVLAHVSDAVTGQGGHLAQAVTSEHDILDGITLSAASSSSA